One part of the Truepera radiovictrix DSM 17093 genome encodes these proteins:
- a CDS encoding ABC transporter ATP-binding protein produces MAMLELRGVNKAFGGLQATTNVDLTLNEGEIVSIIGPNGAGKSTLFNLITGVYRPDSGDIRFEGRSIVGLKPNQIVDLGIARTFQNLRLFTNLSVLENVLISQHHKLRSTWLSAVLRTPGYRRQEREMHERALQKLAFFGPRLMSFRLHQPVYVLSYANRRRTEMARAMATGAKLLLLDEPSAGMNPKETNEITGIIRRMRDEGGYTILLVEHKMNLVGEISDRVVVLDYGQKIAEGSYKEVVNDPRVIEAYLGKKAAEEGKTADLTDELHTGFDEPSGARGAPEGRVTR; encoded by the coding sequence ATGGCGATGCTCGAGCTTAGGGGGGTGAACAAAGCTTTCGGCGGGCTGCAGGCGACCACCAACGTCGACTTGACCCTCAACGAGGGGGAGATCGTCTCGATCATCGGCCCCAACGGCGCGGGCAAGTCGACGCTCTTCAACCTCATCACGGGGGTCTACCGGCCCGACTCCGGCGACATCCGCTTCGAGGGGCGTTCGATCGTCGGGTTAAAGCCCAACCAGATCGTCGACTTAGGGATCGCCCGCACCTTTCAGAACCTGCGGCTATTCACCAACCTCTCGGTGCTCGAGAACGTCCTGATCTCGCAGCACCACAAGCTGCGTTCGACCTGGCTCTCGGCGGTCCTGCGCACCCCCGGCTACCGCCGCCAGGAGCGGGAGATGCACGAACGGGCGCTGCAAAAGCTCGCTTTCTTCGGCCCGCGCCTTATGAGTTTTCGCCTCCACCAACCCGTGTACGTGCTCTCTTACGCCAACCGCCGCCGCACCGAGATGGCGCGCGCGATGGCGACCGGCGCCAAGCTGCTGCTTTTGGACGAACCGAGCGCCGGGATGAACCCTAAAGAGACGAACGAGATCACCGGCATCATCCGCCGCATGCGCGACGAGGGGGGGTACACCATCTTGCTCGTGGAGCACAAGATGAATTTGGTCGGTGAGATCAGCGACCGCGTGGTGGTGCTCGACTACGGCCAGAAGATCGCCGAGGGGTCGTACAAAGAGGTCGTCAACGACCCGCGGGTGATCGAAGCGTACCTCGGTAAAAAGGCAGCCGAAGAGGGCAAGACGGCCGACCTCACCGACGAGCTCCACACCGGGTTTGACGAGCCCAGCGGCGCGCGGGGTGCGCCGGAGGGTCGGGTGACCCGGTGA